TGGATCTTCGCCGTCTTCGGTTTCACGATCCCCGCGTTCAAGATCGCGGGCGGTATCCTCCTCTTCGGCGTGGCGCTCGAGATGCTCCACGGGGAGCGATCGCGATCGCGGCTCACGCCGCAAGAACGGGAGGAGACCCTCGAGCGGGAGGAAGTCGCCGTGGTCCCCCTCGGGATCCCGCTACTCGCCGGGCCCGGCGCCATCACGACCGTCATGATTTACATGGCCCATCCGGTAGCGGACCCCGCGGACAAGCTGTTCGTCTTCGTCGGCATCCTGGTGTCCGTGCTCTCGGCGTTCCTGCTCCTGCATAACGCGGACCGAATCTTCCGGCGGATCGGGCGCACCGGGACGCGCGCCGTCGGCCGTGTGATGGGGCTCCTGCTCGCGGCAATCGCGGTCCAGTTCATCATCGACGGCGCGTTCGACATCGCTCGGTTGCACGGCCTTCCCGTCAGCTGAGGCGGCCCCCAATGGCCTTTTATCCGGGCCTCCGCATGGGGTCGGCATGAGCGTCGAGGCGAAGGTCCTCGCGCGGATCCGGCCCTCGGCGGAAGAGGAGGCGCGCATCGAGCGGGCCGTGAAGGGCCTCGTCGAGCGGCTCACGAGCCTCCTTCGTTCGAACGGGTGGACGGCGACGCCGTTCCTCGCGGGATCCGTCGCAAAGGGGACCCACCTCACGGGGACCGAGATCGACGTCTTCGTCGCGTTCCCGCCGGACTTGCCCCGCTCCGATTTGGAATCGCGCGGCCTCGCCCTCGGCAAGATCCTCGAGCGAGGAGAACACCGCTACGCGG
The sequence above is a segment of the Thermoplasmata archaeon genome. Coding sequences within it:
- a CDS encoding MarC family protein, producing MVDLAFGATAMASIFAIVDPLGVVPFFSVLTEGMNPAEKQDIVSKACLTATLTLGVFAIFGQWIFAVFGFTIPAFKIAGGILLFGVALEMLHGERSRSRLTPQEREETLEREEVAVVPLGIPLLAGPGAITTVMIYMAHPVADPADKLFVFVGILVSVLSAFLLLHNADRIFRRIGRTGTRAVGRVMGLLLAAIAVQFIIDGAFDIARLHGLPVS